From the genome of bacterium:
TCCTTGACCTGGGCGGCCTTACCCTTGCGGTCGCGGAGGTAGTAGAGCTTCGCGCGGCGCACCCTTCCCTTCTTTTTGATCTCGATCTGTTCAACCCGGGGAGAGTGAATGGGGAAAATGCGCTCCACGCCGATGCCGTAGGAAATCTTCCGGACGCGGAACGTCTCCCGGAGCCCGCCGCCACTGCGGCCCATCACGATTCCCTCGAACACCTGGATTCTCTCCTTGTCGCCTTCGACAATCTTGACGTGAACGCGAACCGTATCCCCGGCCTCAACATCCGGGATGTCCTTCCGCATTCCCTCGCGCTCAATCCGATCGATGACATTCATTCCGTCAACTCCCTTACGATTCACCGCGCGCCGCCTTCGGGCGCACCCAGTAGCCGATCGAGCACAATCGCCGCCGCCGACCGGACCGACAAATGATTAAAACCCGTTTCGATCTCTCCCCGGATGGGCGCCAGCCAATGATCCGCCCGCCCGGCGATCTCCGGGGCCAAGCCCCAGCTGGTTCCGAACAAAATCAGGACCGGCGCCGCCCCGCCGAGGAGGGTACGCCGGAAATCCGCATATCCGAGCGCCCCCTCGCGCTCCCGGGCCGAGGTACCCACCAAAAGGGGGCGCACCCCCTCGCGCCGCTCGATGGCTTCGAGGACATGGCCGATGTCCGGCACAACCTCAACCATTTCAAGGGCTTCTGCCCGGTTCGGATGAATCTCCAAGCGGTCCTCGCCCAGAAAATGGTCCAGCACCCTTTGGGCGAAGCGCCTTTGAGGCGCCGACGGGTGTACCACAAACAGACCGCCAACACCATAGGTGCGGCCCGCCCGCGCCAGATCGTGCAGATCGAGCCCCGTCATCGAGGAGGTGACGACCCGCCCCGCCCGATCCAGCACAGGATGATGGAGAAGCCCGATGTAGACCCGGCCCAAGGCGCCCCTACCTCATCGAGCGAAGATGTCGTTTTTCTTCCTCGGTCAGCTCCGCCCGCTCGAGGAGGTCCTGGCGCCGCACAAGAGTGCGCTCGAGGGCCTTCCGGCGGCGCCACTTCCGAATCTCCTCATGATTCCCCGAGAGGAGAACCTCCGGCACGCCCATCCCCTCGAACTCGGGCGGCCGCGTGTAGTGCGGATGATCGAGCAGCCCCGTCGTGAAGCTGTCCTCGGCCGCCGAATCCGCGCTCCCCAGAACTCCCGGCACCAGCCGGCACACCGCGTCGGCCAGCACCATGGCGGGAAGCTCCCCACCGGTCAGGACGTAATCGCCGATCGAGATCTCCTCGTCCACGTATTTCTCGCAGACCCGCTCATCCACCCCCTCGTAGCGGCCGCAGATGAGCAGAAGCCAAGGCCGCGCGGCGAGCGCCTCGACTCCCCGCTGATCGAGCCGCTTGCCCTGCGGCGAGAGAAGCACCCGCCAGGGCTTCGCGCCGCCGCCCTCTTCGGCCGAGATCGCCGCAACGGCCCGGGCGATGGGCTCGGGCTTCATCACCATGCCGGCGCCGCCGCCATAGGGGGCGTCGTCCGTCTGGCGGTAGCTGCCCTCGGCGAAATCCCGCAGGTTCCAGACGCGCCACCGGATGCGCCCACCGGCGATGGCCCGGCCGATCACCCCCGCCTCGAAAACGCCCTCAATGATCCGGGGAAGAACCGTCAGGAGGTCAATTCGCATTCTCTTCCCCCGCCTTGTCCTCCGCGTCCAACACCTCGGGGAGCCGGACCACCCACCGATCCGCCTCCTGCCCGATGAACACCTCCCGGAGGGCGGGAATCAATATCTCCTCCCCCTCCGGGGAGCGGAGCACGAGAACATCGTTCCCCCTGGTCCCGAACATGTCCTCGACCCGGCCGATGAGATTCCCGGCCTCGTCAACGACATCGCGGCCCTCGAAATCCTCCCAGAAGTAGACCCCCTCCTCGGGGCCCGGAAGGGCCGCGCGCTCGGCCGTAAACACCGCCCCGCGCAGCCGTTCGGCCTCCTCGACGCTGTCCACGCCGGCGAACTTCCAGATGATGGCGCCTTTTCCGGCCTGATGGACACTTTCGATTGCGAAGCGGCGCTCCGGATCGCTCAGCAGGAAAACCTCGCGAAGGGATTCGTAGTCCTTGAAACGCTCCATCCACGGCTTAACGCGGATGGCGCCCCGCCCCCCCTGCGGCCGGGAGGCTTCGCCCACCGCCACGCGATCCGGCACAGGGGCGCCCGCCCTATCCGCCTTCGATGCCGACTTTGGCGAACAGGCTCCGGACCGTGTAGGAGGGCTTGGCGCCCTTGCCCATCCACTCTTTCGCCTTCTCTGCGTCGATCTCAATCAGGGCCGGATCCTGGGAAGGATCATAGCGCCCGATCTGGTCGATAAAGCGCCCGTCGCGGGGCATCCGTTCGTCCTGGACGACGACACGGTAGCGGGCGGCCTTTTTCATGCCGCCCCGAGCCAGTCGGATTTTCACAGCCAAAACACACTCTCCTCATTGATGAAGCATTTGACGAATCTTGCGCATTTGATCCCGCTTCCCGCCCTTGGAGAAACCGCGCATCAGCTTTTGCATCTGGGTGAACTGCTTCAGGAGGCGATTCACGTCCTGCACCTGGGTTCCACTTCCCGCCGCGATGCGGCGTCTGCGGCTTCCCTTGATGATCGCCGGCCGCCGCCGCTCTTTCAGGGTCATCGAATCGATGATGGCCACCGTCTGGCTCAGCCCCTTCTCGTCCACCTCCGCCCCCTTGAGCTTCGCGCCCAGCCCGGGAATCATGGCCAGGATATCGCTCATCGGACCCATCTTCCGCATTTGCAGAATCTGATCGCGGAAGGTATCGAGCGTCAGTTCGCCGCGGGCGATCTCCTTCGCCGCCGCCTCGGCGGCCTCGGGCGCCATCGCCGCTTCGGCCTTCTCGATGAGGGAGAGAACATCTCCCATGCCGAGAATCCGCGAGGCCATCCGCTCGGGGTGAAACTCCTCGAGCGCCTCGAGCTTCTCCCCCACCCCGACCAACTTGAGGGGAAGGCCCGTCGTCTCCCGGAGTGAAAGGGCGCCGCCGCCCCGCGCGTCGCCGTCCACCTTGGTGAGGATCACCCCGCTCAGGCCGACCGCCTCCGAGAAGCGCTGGCCCAGATTTACGGCGTCCTGCCCCGTCATGGCGTCGGCCACGAGCAGCGTCTCATGCGGCCGGGCCGCCTCTTTCATGCGCCGAAGCTCGTCCATCAGCGCATCGTCGGCGTGCATCCGGCCCGCGGTGTCCACGATGCAGTAGTCGTAGTGCTCGCGGCGGGCCCGTTCGATCGCCTCCCCGACGATCGCGACCGGATCGGACTTTCCCTCCGAATCGAAGGCATCCACCCCCGCCTGCTCGGCCAGGCGCTTCAACTGGGCGATGGCCGCCGGGCGGGCCACATCCGCCGGAACGAGGAGGACGCGGACTCCCTTTTTCCGGAGGCGAAGGGCAAGCTTTCCCGCGGTTGTCGTCTTCCCTGAGCCCTGGAGGCCCACCAGCATCCAGATCGTCGGTCCCTGGGCCGCCCGCTCAAGCGGGGCGGCCTTCCCCCCCATGAGGGCGGTAAGCTCTTCCTGGACTACCTTCACCACTTGCTGGGAGGGGTCGAGATGGGCCGCCCGGGGGGCGTCCATCAGCTTCTCGTGGACCTGGCCGATGAATTTCTTGGCGACGCGGAAATGGACATCCGCCTCGAGCAGGGCGAAACGAATCTCCCGCAACGCGGCGTCCACTTCCTTTTCGCCGAGGGCACCTTTCCCGCGAAGATCCTGAAAAATCCGGCCCAGGCGATCCTTCAAGCCATCGAACATATCCTGCCCCGTTTCCAAAACAAACAGGGGGCGATGCACCCCCCTCAAAAAAAGCCAAGACATTGTTTTATATGGACATTTTCGAAGTTCGTCAACCGGCCGGCTCAGCCGCGGATCTGCCGGATGGCCTCCGCGTAGTCGGCTGCCCCGTAAACGCCTGATCCCGAAACGAGAACCTCGGCCCCGGCCGCGCGAATTTCGCCCGCGTTCGCGGGGGTGACGCCGCCATCCACCTCGATGAGGACCCCCCGGTTCTGCGCCTCGATCTTCCGCCGGACCTCCTTGAGGCGCCCCAGTGAGGCGGGGATGAACTTCTGCCCGGCGAAGCCCGGATTCACGCTCATCACGAGCACCATGTCCACCTCGCCCAGGACCGGATCGATGGCCGGGAGCGGGGTACCGGGGTTCACCGCGATCCCGGCCTTGGCGCCCAGCGCGCGGATCGAC
Proteins encoded in this window:
- the rplS gene encoding 50S ribosomal protein L19 gives rise to the protein MNVIDRIEREGMRKDIPDVEAGDTVRVHVKIVEGDKERIQVFEGIVMGRSGGGLRETFRVRKISYGIGVERIFPIHSPRVEQIEIKKKGRVRRAKLYYLRDRKGKAAQVK
- a CDS encoding RNA methyltransferase encodes the protein MGRVYIGLLHHPVLDRAGRVVTSSMTGLDLHDLARAGRTYGVGGLFVVHPSAPQRRFAQRVLDHFLGEDRLEIHPNRAEALEMVEVVPDIGHVLEAIERREGVRPLLVGTSAREREGALGYADFRRTLLGGAAPVLILFGTSWGLAPEIAGRADHWLAPIRGEIETGFNHLSVRSAAAIVLDRLLGAPEGGAR
- the trmD gene encoding tRNA (guanosine(37)-N1)-methyltransferase TrmD, which gives rise to MRIDLLTVLPRIIEGVFEAGVIGRAIAGGRIRWRVWNLRDFAEGSYRQTDDAPYGGGAGMVMKPEPIARAVAAISAEEGGGAKPWRVLLSPQGKRLDQRGVEALAARPWLLLICGRYEGVDERVCEKYVDEEISIGDYVLTGGELPAMVLADAVCRLVPGVLGSADSAAEDSFTTGLLDHPHYTRPPEFEGMGVPEVLLSGNHEEIRKWRRRKALERTLVRRQDLLERAELTEEEKRHLRSMR
- the rimM gene encoding ribosome maturation factor RimM (Essential for efficient processing of 16S rRNA), with product MPDRVAVGEASRPQGGRGAIRVKPWMERFKDYESLREVFLLSDPERRFAIESVHQAGKGAIIWKFAGVDSVEEAERLRGAVFTAERAALPGPEEGVYFWEDFEGRDVVDEAGNLIGRVEDMFGTRGNDVLVLRSPEGEEILIPALREVFIGQEADRWVVRLPEVLDAEDKAGEENAN
- the rpsP gene encoding 30S ribosomal protein S16 — translated: MAVKIRLARGGMKKAARYRVVVQDERMPRDGRFIDQIGRYDPSQDPALIEIDAEKAKEWMGKGAKPSYTVRSLFAKVGIEGG
- the ffh gene encoding signal recognition particle protein, which produces MFDGLKDRLGRIFQDLRGKGALGEKEVDAALREIRFALLEADVHFRVAKKFIGQVHEKLMDAPRAAHLDPSQQVVKVVQEELTALMGGKAAPLERAAQGPTIWMLVGLQGSGKTTTAGKLALRLRKKGVRVLLVPADVARPAAIAQLKRLAEQAGVDAFDSEGKSDPVAIVGEAIERARREHYDYCIVDTAGRMHADDALMDELRRMKEAARPHETLLVADAMTGQDAVNLGQRFSEAVGLSGVILTKVDGDARGGGALSLRETTGLPLKLVGVGEKLEALEEFHPERMASRILGMGDVLSLIEKAEAAMAPEAAEAAAKEIARGELTLDTFRDQILQMRKMGPMSDILAMIPGLGAKLKGAEVDEKGLSQTVAIIDSMTLKERRRPAIIKGSRRRRIAAGSGTQVQDVNRLLKQFTQMQKLMRGFSKGGKRDQMRKIRQMLHQ
- the rpe gene encoding ribulose-phosphate 3-epimerase; translated protein: MPTPDMTPGRIRVAPSLLACDFTKMGEEIAAIERAGADWLHFDVMDGHFVPNISVGPLGVEAARRAAPNLVMDVHLMIADPDRYLEAFVAAGADIVTVHIEAPRHIHRTVQSIRALGAKAGIAVNPGTPLPAIDPVLGEVDMVLVMSVNPGFAGQKFIPASLGRLKEVRRKIEAQNRGVLIEVDGGVTPANAGEIRAAGAEVLVSGSGVYGAADYAEAIRQIRG